A window of Leptotrichia wadei contains these coding sequences:
- a CDS encoding TetR/AcrR family transcriptional regulator, whose amino-acid sequence MEKIKKSYHHGNLREELIEKGIEVINEEGEEKLSLRKVAKMCGVSNAAPYTYFKKKSDLLYAMSDYIWGILAAELDRTRKKYENQEDLLVKLGKTYVMFFCGNHRYYHFMVSRKNMKIDLFSKFSKIENNNEKAFSILKMEAIKILEKMGVPNQAMQDKIIAMWALVQGLTTIMITNDIKYSESWEEKIEEIIKSVCIAK is encoded by the coding sequence ATGGAAAAAATTAAAAAAAGTTACCATCATGGGAATTTACGGGAAGAATTGATTGAAAAAGGGATAGAGGTGATAAATGAAGAAGGAGAAGAAAAATTATCTTTAAGAAAAGTAGCTAAAATGTGCGGAGTAAGTAATGCGGCACCATATACATACTTTAAGAAAAAAAGCGATTTGCTTTACGCAATGAGCGATTATATATGGGGAATATTGGCGGCGGAACTTGATAGAACGAGGAAAAAATATGAAAATCAAGAGGATTTGTTGGTAAAATTAGGAAAAACGTACGTTATGTTTTTTTGTGGAAATCACAGATACTATCATTTTATGGTTTCAAGAAAAAATATGAAAATAGATTTATTCTCAAAGTTTTCAAAAATAGAAAATAATAATGAAAAAGCTTTTAGCATATTAAAAATGGAGGCAATTAAAATACTTGAAAAAATGGGAGTGCCAAATCAGGCTATGCAAGATAAAATTATAGCAATGTGGGCGTTGGTACAAGGATTGACAACAATAATGATTACAAATGATATAAAGTATTCTGAAAGCTGGGAAGAAAAAATAGAGGAAATAATAAAATCAGTTTGTATAGCGAAGTAA